One window from the genome of Streptomyces sp. WZ-12 encodes:
- a CDS encoding ABC transporter ATP-binding protein: MNSHTSPAIELRGASKTFRTPSGGLHTAVRDLDLTVGRGEFVAVVGPTGCGKSTTLTLVSGLTEPTEGEVLVAGEPVRGIGNKVGFVFQQDAVFPWRTVLSNVMAGPRFRGAPKPEARERAREWLARVGLAGFADRYPHQLSGGQRKRVALAATFVNDPEILLMDEPFSALDVQTRALMSDELLELWSGTGSSVVFVTHDLEESIALADKVVVMTAGPATVKEVFAIDLPRPRRVESVRLEPRFIEIYREIWSSLGEEVRITRERGAARVA; the protein is encoded by the coding sequence ATGAACAGCCACACGAGCCCCGCCATCGAGTTGCGGGGAGCGAGCAAGACCTTCCGCACTCCCTCCGGCGGTCTGCACACCGCCGTCCGGGACCTGGATCTGACCGTCGGACGCGGCGAGTTCGTCGCCGTGGTGGGGCCCACCGGCTGCGGCAAGTCCACCACTCTGACGCTGGTCAGCGGCCTGACGGAGCCCACCGAGGGCGAGGTGCTGGTCGCCGGTGAGCCGGTCCGCGGCATCGGCAACAAGGTCGGCTTCGTCTTCCAGCAGGACGCCGTCTTCCCCTGGCGCACCGTGCTCTCCAACGTCATGGCCGGCCCCCGCTTCCGCGGCGCCCCCAAGCCCGAGGCCAGGGAGCGCGCCCGCGAATGGCTCGCCCGGGTCGGCCTCGCCGGCTTTGCTGACCGCTATCCGCACCAGCTCTCCGGCGGCCAGCGCAAGCGCGTCGCGCTCGCCGCGACCTTCGTCAACGACCCCGAGATCCTGCTGATGGACGAGCCGTTCTCCGCGCTCGACGTGCAGACCCGGGCGCTGATGTCGGACGAGCTGCTGGAGCTGTGGTCCGGCACCGGCTCCTCCGTCGTCTTCGTCACCCACGACCTGGAGGAGTCCATCGCGCTGGCCGACAAGGTCGTGGTGATGACGGCCGGCCCCGCCACCGTCAAGGAGGTCTTCGCCATCGACCTGCCGCGGCCCCGCCGGGTCGAATCGGTGCGGCTGGAGCCGCGGTTCATCGAGATCTACCGGGAGATCTGGTCCTCGCTCGGCGAAGAGGTCCGCATCACCCGCGAAAGGGGTGCCGCCCGTGTCGCCTGA